One window of the Arvicanthis niloticus isolate mArvNil1 chromosome 23, mArvNil1.pat.X, whole genome shotgun sequence genome contains the following:
- the Fos gene encoding protein c-Fos, which yields MMFSGFNADYEASSSRCSSASPAGDSLSYYHSPADSFSSMGSPVNTQDFCADLSVSSANFIPTVTAISTSPDLQWLVQPTLVSSVAPSQTRAPHPYGLPTQSTGAYGRAGMVKTMSGGRAQSIGRRGKVEQLSPEEEEKRRIRRERNKMAAAKCRNRRRELTDTLQAETDQLEDEKSALQTEIANLLKEKEKLEFILAAHRPACKIPDDLGFPEEMSVASLDLTGGLPEATTPESEEAFTLPLLNDPEPKPSLEPVKSISNMELKAEPFDDFLFPASSRPSGSETARSVPDVDLSGSFYAADWEPLHSSSLGMGPMVTELEPLCTPVVTCTPSCTTYTSSFVFTYPEADSFPSCAAAHRKGSSSNEPSSDSLSSPTLLAL from the exons ATGATGTTTTCGGGTTTCAACGCCGACTACGAGGCGTCATCCTCCCGTTGCAGTAGCGCCTCCCCGGCTGGGGACAGCCTTTCCTACTACCATTCCCCAGCCGACTCCTTCTCCAGCATGGGCTCTCCTGTCAACACACAG gacTTTTGCGCAGATCTGTCCGTCTCTAGTGCCAACTTTATTCCCACGGTGACAGCCATCTCCACCAGCCCAGACCTGCAGTGGCTGGTGCAGCCCACTCTGGTCTCTTCCGTGGCCCCATCGCAAACCAGAGCGCCCCATCCTTACGGACTCCCCACTCAGTCGACTGGAGCTTACGGCAGAGCGGGAATGGTGAAGACCATGTCAGGCGGCAGAGCTCAGAGCATCGGCAGAAGGGGCAAAGTAGAGCAG CTATCtcctgaagaggaagaaaaacgtAGAATCCGAAGAGAAAGGAATAAGATGGCAGCAGCCAAGTGCCGGAATCGAAGGAGGGAGCTGACAGACACGCTCCAAGCG GAGACAGATCAACTTGAAGACGAGAAGTCTGCGTTGCAGACCGAGATTGCCAATCtgctcaaagagaaagaaaaactggagTTTATTTTGGCAGCTCACCGACCTGCCTGCAAGATCCCGGATGATCTGGGCTTCCCAGAGGAGATGTCTGTGGCCTCCCTGGATTTGACTGGGGGTCTGCCAGAGGCTACCACCCCAGAGTCTGAGGAGGCCTTCACCCTGCCCCTTCTCAACGACCCTGAGCCCAAGCCATCCTTGGAGCCAGTTAAGAGCATCAGCAACATGGAGCTGAAGGCCGAACCCTTTGATGACTTCTTGTTTCCGGCATCATCTAGGCCCAGTGGCTCGGAGACCGCTCGCTCTGTGCCAGATGTGGACCTGTCCGGTTCCTTCTATGCAGCAGACTGGGAGCCTCTGCACAGCAGTTCCCTGGGGATGGGGCCCATGGTCACAGAGCTGGAGCCCCTGTGCACTCCCGTGGTCACCTGTACTCCCAGCTGCACTACTTATACGTCTTCCTTTGTCTTCACCTACCCTGAGGCTGACTCCTTCCCCAGCTGTGCAGCTGCCCACCGAAAGGGCAGTAGCAGCAACGAGCCCTCCTCTGACTCACTGAGCTCACCCACACTGCTGGCCCTGTGA